One Mauremys mutica isolate MM-2020 ecotype Southern chromosome 19, ASM2049712v1, whole genome shotgun sequence genomic window carries:
- the TMIGD1 gene encoding transmembrane and immunoglobulin domain-containing protein 1 isoform X1: protein MRADRSHLNRSEMAQKSRLPAPYGVPVLAVLLLPCLVTGVELAINNSPDNQILSTKPGREESLWCTVRNNSKAEELRWYRGDGTVNLKDGNKMNTTNICILPVSKTDNGVSFTCKLVRNESIQISVTLDVQFPPLLTGEDPPPVEEKNDVKLTCNVNSNPQAEMVWYKDNSTLTLKKDRYQIHHTSEVFQLTIKKVEKSDNGTYTCEAKSVLGEMRKEFHLTVEDRKPPFPLEAIIAAIVVVLLTVIFGIVARREKIFKCFKKTKETPSETAL from the exons ATGAGAGCTGATAG ATCCCACCTGAATAGATCAGAGATGGCCCAGAAAAGCCGCCTACCTGCCCCTTATGGAGTACCTGTCCTTGCAGTTTTACTTTTGCCGTGTCTAGTCACAG GGGTGGAGCTGGCTATAAACAATAGTCCTGATAACCAAATACTATCCACAAAGCCTGGCCGTGAAGAGTCCCTGTGGTGCACTGTACGTAACAACAGCAAGGCGGAGGAATTACGCTGGTACCGAGGAGACGGGACTGTGAACTTGAAAGATGGAAATAAAATGAACACCACTAACATCTGCATACTTCCAGTCTCTAAGACCGACAATGGCGTCAGCTTTACCTGCAAGCTGGTGCGGAACGAGTCCATTCAGATCTCGGTGACTCTGGATGTCCAGT TTCCCCCTCTCCTAACTGGGGAAGACCCTCCTCCAGTAGAAGAAAAGAATGATGTGAAGCTGACCTGCAATGTTAATTCCAACCCTCAAGCTGAAATGGTTTGGTATAAAGACAACAGCACTCTGACCCTGAAGAAAGATCGCTATCAGATACACCATACTAGTGAGGTCTTTCAGCTGACTATCAAGAAAGTAGAAAAATCTGACAATGGAACATACACCTGCGAAGCTAAATCTGTTCTCGGAGAGATGAGAAAGGAGTTCCACCTGACAGTTGAAG ATAGGAAACCGCCTTTTCCCTTGGAGGCCATTATTGCTGCCATCGTGGTGGTTTTACTCACTGTAATTTTTGGAATTGTGGCTcgaagagaaaaaatatttaag TGCttcaaaaagacaaaagaaacacCAAGTGAAACAGCTCT
- the TMIGD1 gene encoding transmembrane and immunoglobulin domain-containing protein 1 isoform X2, producing MAQKSRLPAPYGVPVLAVLLLPCLVTGVELAINNSPDNQILSTKPGREESLWCTVRNNSKAEELRWYRGDGTVNLKDGNKMNTTNICILPVSKTDNGVSFTCKLVRNESIQISVTLDVQFPPLLTGEDPPPVEEKNDVKLTCNVNSNPQAEMVWYKDNSTLTLKKDRYQIHHTSEVFQLTIKKVEKSDNGTYTCEAKSVLGEMRKEFHLTVEDRKPPFPLEAIIAAIVVVLLTVIFGIVARREKIFKCFKKTKETPSETAL from the exons ATGGCCCAGAAAAGCCGCCTACCTGCCCCTTATGGAGTACCTGTCCTTGCAGTTTTACTTTTGCCGTGTCTAGTCACAG GGGTGGAGCTGGCTATAAACAATAGTCCTGATAACCAAATACTATCCACAAAGCCTGGCCGTGAAGAGTCCCTGTGGTGCACTGTACGTAACAACAGCAAGGCGGAGGAATTACGCTGGTACCGAGGAGACGGGACTGTGAACTTGAAAGATGGAAATAAAATGAACACCACTAACATCTGCATACTTCCAGTCTCTAAGACCGACAATGGCGTCAGCTTTACCTGCAAGCTGGTGCGGAACGAGTCCATTCAGATCTCGGTGACTCTGGATGTCCAGT TTCCCCCTCTCCTAACTGGGGAAGACCCTCCTCCAGTAGAAGAAAAGAATGATGTGAAGCTGACCTGCAATGTTAATTCCAACCCTCAAGCTGAAATGGTTTGGTATAAAGACAACAGCACTCTGACCCTGAAGAAAGATCGCTATCAGATACACCATACTAGTGAGGTCTTTCAGCTGACTATCAAGAAAGTAGAAAAATCTGACAATGGAACATACACCTGCGAAGCTAAATCTGTTCTCGGAGAGATGAGAAAGGAGTTCCACCTGACAGTTGAAG ATAGGAAACCGCCTTTTCCCTTGGAGGCCATTATTGCTGCCATCGTGGTGGTTTTACTCACTGTAATTTTTGGAATTGTGGCTcgaagagaaaaaatatttaag TGCttcaaaaagacaaaagaaacacCAAGTGAAACAGCTCT